The following coding sequences are from one Panicum hallii strain FIL2 chromosome 5, PHallii_v3.1, whole genome shotgun sequence window:
- the LOC112892693 gene encoding uncharacterized protein K02A2.6-like → MVNITKASAIAFLKSIVCRFGVPNRIITDNRTQFKSQHFQEYCEDNGIQLCFASVAHARSNGQVERANAEILRGLKIRTYNDLEKHGARWVDQLPSVQWGNRTTPS, encoded by the coding sequence atggtcaacatcaccaaggcatcAGCAATCGCGTTCCTTAAGTCAATTGTGTGcaggttcggggtcccgaatcGAATCATCACCGATAACAGgacccagttcaagagccagcacTTTCAAGAGTATTGCGAGGACAACGGCATCCAGCTCTGCTTCGCTTCTGTGGCACATGCCAGAAGCAATGGTCAAGTGGAGCGGGCAAATGCTGAGATACTCAGGGGGCTCAAGATTCGCACCTACAAcgatcttgagaagcatggTGCGAGGTGGGTTGACCAGCTTCCGAGTGTAcaatgggggaaccggaccactcCCAGCTGA
- the LOC112891890 gene encoding caffeoylshikimate esterase-like produces the protein MVHPIAEADERSPFGRLTPDEFYARHGVAHSASSFVNPRGLRIFTQRWAPRAGAPVLGAVAVVHGFTGESSWMVQLTAVHLAAAGFAVAALDHQGHGFSEGLPGHIPDIAPVLDDCDAAFAAFRADYPPPLPCFLYGESLGGAIALLLHLRRKDLWRDGAVLNGAMCGVSPRFKPPWPLEHLLAAAAAVVPTWRVAFTRGNIPERSFKVEWKRRLALASPRRTTAPPRAATALELLRVCRELQARFEEVELPLLAVHGAEDTVCDPACVEELCRRAGSTDKTLRVYPGMWHQIVGEPEENVEKVFDEITAWLKARAAAAAAQQQQ, from the coding sequence atggTGCACCCGATCGCGGAGGCCGACGAGCGGAGCCCCTTCGGCCGCCTCACCCCGGACGAGTTCTACGCGCGCCACGGGGTGGCCCACTCCGCCTCCTCCTTCGTCAACCCGCGCGGCCTCCGCATCTTCACCCAGCGCTGGGcgccccgcgccggcgccccggtcctcggcgccgtcgccgtcgtgcACGGCTTCACGGGCGAGTCCAGCTGGATGGTCCAGCTCACCGccgtccacctcgccgccgcggggTTCGCCGTCGCGGCGCTCGACCACCAGGGCCACGGCTTCTCCGAGGGCCTCCCGGGCCACATCCCCGACATCGCCCCGGTCCTCGACGACTGCGACGCCGCCTTCGCGGCCTTCCGCGCCGACTACCCGCCCCCGCTCCCCTGCTTCCTCTACGGGGAGTCCCTCGGCGGCGCcatcgcgctgctgctccacctccgccgcaaGGACCTCTGGCGCGACGGGGCCGTGCTCAACGGCGCCATGTGCGGGGTCAGCCCGCGGTTCAAGCCGCCCTGGCCGCTCGAGCACCtcctcgccgcggccgccgccgtcgtgcccACCTGGCGCGTCGCCTTCACGCGCGGGAACATCCCCGAGCGCTCCTTCAAGGTGGAGTGGAAGCGGCGGCTGGCGCTCGCGTCCCCGCGCCGCACCACGGcaccgccccgcgccgccacgGCGCTCGAGCTCCTCCGCGTCTGCCGGGAGCTGCAGGCGCGGTTCGAGGAGGTGGAGCTGCCGCTCCTCGCCGTGCACGGCGCCGAGGACACCGTCTGCGACCCGGCCTGCGTCGAGGAGCTCTGCAGGCGCGCGGGCAGCACGGACAAGACGCTCCGCGTCTACCCCGGGATGTGGCACCAGATCGTCGGCGAGCCCGAGGAGAACGTCGagaaggtgttcgacgaaatcaCCGCGTGGCTCaaggcccgcgccgccgccgccgccgcgcaacAGCAGCAGTAG